The following proteins come from a genomic window of Nitrospira sp.:
- a CDS encoding Antitoxin HigA, whose amino-acid sequence MRMKNPPHPGLSVRYDCLEPLGLSVAEGAKVLGVTRQAMNNLVSGKAGISAEMAIRLEKAFGSGAETWLRMQAAYDLAQAEKYAGKIKVRRVKDSLLPA is encoded by the coding sequence ATGCGCATGAAGAACCCACCTCATCCGGGACTATCGGTTCGATACGACTGCCTCGAACCGCTGGGACTCTCGGTAGCAGAAGGAGCAAAGGTGCTCGGTGTCACCCGGCAAGCCATGAATAATCTGGTGAGCGGCAAGGCTGGGATTTCAGCAGAAATGGCAATCCGACTTGAGAAAGCCTTCGGTAGCGGCGCCGAAACTTGGTTGCGGATGCAAGCGGCCTATGACTTGGCGCAGGCGGAAAAATACGCTGGAAAAATCAAGGTCCGGCGTGTCAAAGATTCGTTGCTACCGGCTTGA
- a CDS encoding HigB toxin protein has translation MTVQDMGLPGYRLHPLKGELDGFWSVTVSGNWWIVFRFENGSAYDVDLIDYR, from the coding sequence ATGACGGTACAAGACATGGGATTACCGGGCTACAGGCTTCATCCCTTGAAGGGAGAGCTGGACGGATTCTGGTCCGTGACCGTGTCCGGTAACTGGTGGATCGTTTTCCGCTTCGAGAATGGTAGTGCATACGACGTAGATCTCATTGACTACCGTTAG